From a single Eleginops maclovinus isolate JMC-PN-2008 ecotype Puerto Natales chromosome 20, JC_Emac_rtc_rv5, whole genome shotgun sequence genomic region:
- the LOC134882332 gene encoding general transcription factor II-I repeat domain-containing protein 2A-like gives MAEKRKRTYYFHGEWEQEFFFTTVKDACVCLICRATVAIPKRHNVERHFKTCHASYHANYPPGSALRVEKVSELKAGLCKQQSFFTRPAKKSQKATEASFRATEHLIKKKKAFTDGDLFKETMMIVLNTVLKDEKYGKEVLSSVADVQMGASTMVRRVTAMSDNLTDQLDQDLRECRWFSIQCDESIDSSSTAQLMMFVRMVFQDFSTKEELLTLLPLKTSTRGVDIYNAVKEFFNNRNIPLEKLVSITTDGAPAMTGRHAGFIALCKSDPAFPKFVQYHCIIHQQALCAKVIGFEHVMTPVVRIINSIRSKAKQHRSFKVMLAELSAEYGDLLLHTDIRWLSRGRILLRFLSLLREIKDFMKSRDEDTSLLEDVAWLLDLAFLTDITGKLNNLNCALQGKGKTVADMISALNAFKAQMSIFSAHLQRKKVLHFPSLQMVLNDNTSASEIFGNAAEKYTQVINRVGQEFENRFCDIDKLEPCVSFVSNPFINVDTTSIAEQLSAMFSLDAGQVEIEIVTLQNDIRLKAHQAAANFWGLVDTEKYSGLCTAAMKVASLFGSTYLCESAFSDMNFIKNEHRTRLTDAHLQDSLRLAVSNYSPDYEALVASMQCQASH, from the exons atggcagaaaaaagaaagagaacgtATTATTTTCACGGTGAATGGgagcaagagtttttttttaccactgtaaAAGATGCCTGCGTGTGTCTCATTTGCCGGGCGACTGTGGCGATACCAAAGCGGCACAATGTTGAGAGGCATTTCAAGACCTGTCACGCAAGCTACCATGCTAACTACCCACCGGGCAGCGCACTACGAGTGGAAAAAGTAAGTGAGCTAAAGGCAGGATTGTGCAAGCAACAGTCTTTTTTCACAAGACCAGCTAAAAAATCTCAGAAAGCTACCGAAGCCTCgttcagagcaacagaacacctgataaagaagaagaaggcatttACAGATGGAGACCTTTTCAAGGAAACGATGATGATAGTTCTGAACACTGTGCTTAAAGACGAGAAATATGGGAAGGAAGTGCTCTCTTCTGTAGCTGATGTTCAAATGGGGGCAAGCACAATGGTCAGGAGAGTGACAGCAATGTCCGACAACTTGACTGATCAGCTGGACCAGGATCTCAGGGAGTGCAGGTGGTTCAGCATCCAATGTGATGAGTCCatcgacagcagcagcacggcgcAGCTGATGATGTTTGTTCGGATGGTGTTTCAAGATTTCTCTACAAAAGAGGAACTTCTCACACTACTCCCCCTAAAAACCAGCACAAGGGGGGTTGATATCTACAACGCGGTGAAGGAgtttttcaacaacagaaacataccaCTGGAAAAGCTGGTGTCGATTACCACCGATGGGGCTCCTGCGATGACCGGACGGCATGCAGGGTTCATCGCGCTCTGTAAAAGCGACCCAGCGTTCCCGAAATTCGTACAGTACCACTgcatcattcaccagcaggccttATGTGCAAAG gtgatcGGCTTCGAGCACGTAATGACTCCTGTTGTGAGGATCATAAACAGCATCCGTTCCAAAGCTAAACAACACCGAAGTTTCAAGGTGATGTTGGCGGAGCTGTCGGCTGAATATGGGGACCTGCTTCTCCACACGGACATCCGATGGCTCAGCAGAGGACGGATTCTGCTCCGGTTTTTGTCGCTGTTGAGGGAGATCAAAGATTTTATGAAATCTAGAGACGAAGACACATCGCTGCTGGAGGACGTTGCGTGGCTACTAGACCTGGCATTTCTGACGGACATTACTGGAAAACTGAACAATCTGAACTGTGCGCTGCAAGGCAAAGGTAAGACTGTTGCCGACATGATCAGTGCTTTAAATGCGTTTAAAGCACAGATGAGCATTTTCTCTGcgcatttacagagaaaaaaggtgctgcacttCCCCTCTTTGCAGATGGTGCTGAACGACAATACCTCTGCGTCTGAGATTTTTGGCAACGCTGCCGAAAAATACACTCAAGTCATAAACAGGGTTGGGCAAGAGTTTGAGAATAGGTTTTGTGACATTGATAAACTTGAGCCATGTGTGTCGTTCGTCTCGAATCCATTTATAAACGTGGACACAACGTCCATTGCTGAGCAACTAAGTGCAATGTTCAGCTTGGATGCTGGGCAGGtggaaatagaaatagtgaCACTGCAGAATGACATTCGCCTCAAAGCCCACCAGGCTGCAGCAAACTTTTGGGGCCTTGTTGATACTGAAAAGTACAGTGGTCTGTGCACAGCAGCAATGAAGGTTGCCAGTCTGTTTGGGTCTACCTATCTTTGTGAATCagccttttctgacatgaatttcATAAAAAACGAACACAGAACACGGCTCACTGATGCACATCTGCAAGACTCACTCAGACTTGCAGTGTCAAATTACAGCCCAGATTACGAGGCCCTGGTTGCCAGCATGCAATGCCAGGCTTCCCATTAA